The genomic region CCGCCATCGCGTGACCGCCGTGACCGACCAGCCATTGGCTGCAGCCGGCCAGCGCTTCGTGCAGCGCGAAACCTGGCACGCTGCGGGCCGAGCCGGTTCCTGGCTTCACCCCCAGCTTGTCGAGGGCCACCAGGATCACCGGGCGGTGGAACTTCTCGACCAAGCGCCCGGCGACGATGCCGATAATGCCCGGGTGCCAATCGTAATCGGCCAGCACCAGGGCTGGATCGTTCTCAGGATCGAACTTTTCCTGGGCCTGCTTGTTGGCCGCCAGGTAAATGCTCCGCTCCAGGCTCTGGCGGCTGGAGTTCAACTCGTTCAGGTATTCGGCCAGCGCCGTGGCGCGCGACTCGGAAGTGGTCGTCAGCAGCTCGATGCCCAGTTGCGCCTGCCCCAATCGGCCGGCGGCGTTCAACCGCGGGGCGATTGTAAAGCCAATGTCTTCGGCGTCGAGGGCGGGCTTGTCGGCAAGATTGGCCAGCTTCATCAACGTCGTCAGCCCCAGCCCGGCGTTCTCTTTCAGCGACCGCAGGCCGTACTGGACCAGGACGCGATTCTCGTCAACCAGCGGCACGCAATCGGCCACGGTGCCGATGGCCGCCAGGCCGACCGCTTGGACCAGGAACGCCCGCATCCGTTCCGAGACCTTGGTCGAGTTATTGGCCCGCTGGCAAATAGCCCAGGCCAGCTTGAACGCCACGCCGGCGCCGCAGAGCCCGCCGAACGGATAGTTCGTGCCGGGCAATCGCGGGTGAACGAGCGCGACCGCCTGGGGCAACTCGGGGCCCGGCTCGTGATGATCGGTGATGATCAGCTTCAGGCCGATCTGGGCCGCGGTGGCTGCTTCGCTGGGGCTGGCAATGCCACAGTCGACGGTGATGACCAGCTTGGCCCCTTGTGCGGCCAATGTGCGCAGCGCCTCGTCATTGAGCCCGTAGCCTTCTTCCATCCGGCTGGGGACGTAGGTGCCGACGTCAGCGCCGAGCAGTTTCAAGCACTGTGACAAGATGCTGGTGGCTGTCATCCCATCGACGTCGTAATCGCCATAGACGACGATTCGCTCGCGGGCTTCGATGGCCACGTAGATCGCTTCGGCCGCGGCTGTCACGCCGGGCAACAGCGACGGGTCGCGCAAGTTGCTGAGCTTGGCTTCCAGAAACAGCCGGGCCGTTTCGGCCGTATCGACGCCACGACTGAGCAGCAGTTGGGCCACGATCGGCGAGACACCGGCGGCACGCTGTAGGGCGTGTTGGCGGTCGAGATCGCGCGGGGCGATGCGCCAACATTTACGGGTCATCAGAACCGATTCCGTGGTTGCTGTTCGAGCAGCGAAACTGACCGCGTGGGAAGAATGCTCGCACTGGGGGAGCGTCGGCCCCCGGTCATTGACCGGGGGCTAAAGGACATTCGCCGCGCGCGATCACGCGCGGCGAAATTTACTTCTTCTTTTCGGTATGGGGCGTGTGCTTGCGCAGCCGCGGACTGTACTTGCTGAGCTTCAGCTTCTCGCCACCTTGCTTGTGACGAATGGTGTAGTTGTAGTCGCCGGTTTCGTCGCAGACGAGAAACACGGTTTCGACCTTCTTCTTCGACTTAGCCATGACACACGACCCTGAGAACGGAATGCGATAAAAGTTGACCTACAAACGAATTGCGTAGTTTAGCCGATCGGGCCGAAAGACGGAAGAGGGTGGAATGTGCGGAGGAAACGATAAACGCGAAACGATGAACGATAAATGGGGGACGCAAGCGTGACGCTGAGCTGGCTAATCGGCGACCACGATCACCGCCATTTAAGATTCAGAAGCGATATCGACGAGCATCCAAATCACGCCAGCAAGCGCCAGCCAGCCGCAAATTAAGACAGCTCGTCGAAATACTCGCCATCCTGTTGTCCGCTCGTTCATCGTTCATCGTTTCGCGTTGATCGTTCCCTTATGTCTCGTTGCCCGTTTCGAGCACGGCCAGGAACGCCTTCTGGGGGATTTCGACGTTGCCGATGGCTTTCATCCGCTTTTTGCCTTCGCGCTGCTTGGCCCACAGCTTGCGCTTGCGCGTGATGTCGCCACCATAGCACTTGGCCGTCACGTTCTTGGCCATGGCCGACAACGTCTCGCGCGCGATGATCCGCGAGCCGATGGCCGCCTGGATGGCCACCTCGAACATGTGCCGCGAGATTTCCTGACGCAGCTTTTTCACGATCGCTCGGCCGCGCCGCTCGGCGTCGCGCCGATCACAAATGATCGATAGCGCGTCGACCTGGTTTCCCGCCACCAGGATGTCGAGTCGTACCAGGTCGGCCTCGTAATAACCCTTCAGCTCGTAGTCCATCGTGCCGTAGCCGCGGGTGACGCTCTTCAGCTTGTCGTGCAGGTCGTAAATCACCTCGGCCAGCGGCAGATCATAGACCAGCATCGCCCGCGTGGTTCCCAAGTATTCGGTCTTGATGTAGATGCCGCGGCGGTCGGTACACAACTGCATCACCGGCCCGATCTGATCGACCGGGATGACAAAGCTGACGCGAACGATCGGCTGGCGAAACTCCTTGATCGAGCCCGCGTCGGGCACCTGTTGCGGATTGTAAATTCGCAGCAACTCGCCATTGGTCAGCAGGATTTCATAGGTCACGTTCGGCGCGGTTTGCACCAAGTCGAGGTCGGCCTCTTGTTCGAGTCGCTGTTGCACGATTTCCATGTGCAACAGGCCCAGGAAGCCGC from Planctomycetota bacterium harbors:
- the recJ gene encoding single-stranded-DNA-specific exonuclease RecJ, with amino-acid sequence MTRKCWRIAPRDLDRQHALQRAAGVSPIVAQLLLSRGVDTAETARLFLEAKLSNLRDPSLLPGVTAAAEAIYVAIEARERIVVYGDYDVDGMTATSILSQCLKLLGADVGTYVPSRMEEGYGLNDEALRTLAAQGAKLVITVDCGIASPSEAATAAQIGLKLIITDHHEPGPELPQAVALVHPRLPGTNYPFGGLCGAGVAFKLAWAICQRANNSTKVSERMRAFLVQAVGLAAIGTVADCVPLVDENRVLVQYGLRSLKENAGLGLTTLMKLANLADKPALDAEDIGFTIAPRLNAAGRLGQAQLGIELLTTTSESRATALAEYLNELNSSRQSLERSIYLAANKQAQEKFDPENDPALVLADYDWHPGIIGIVAGRLVEKFHRPVILVALDKLGVKPGTGSARSVPGFALHEALAGCSQWLVGHGGHAMAAGLKVEERKLDTFREQFCQLVLDQEEAPARQAELLIDAELPLGLLTHATVEQIESLAPFGQGNRRPLFCATGLSLCEPPKQIGGGGRHLSLRLEQDGVRMRGVAFGGGEWLEELTAIDGPIDVVFRPTINTFQGARRVEVQISDWRATKAAEALS
- the rpmG gene encoding 50S ribosomal protein L33, whose product is MAKSKKKVETVFLVCDETGDYNYTIRHKQGGEKLKLSKYSPRLRKHTPHTEKKK